From a single Pseudorasbora parva isolate DD20220531a chromosome 15, ASM2467924v1, whole genome shotgun sequence genomic region:
- the enah gene encoding protein enabled homolog isoform X5, with product MPAPRVYRFPMKISRTEIILRSPPLPRQTPQVQNGPSPEELEVQRRQLQELQRQKEQERERLERERQERERLEREMLERERTERERTERDRLERERLERERAEQERLDRLERERQEQEQLERERQERERAERELMERERTEREKQEREHQEQLDREQMDWERGRRISNAAFESTLYTPPPPEYKTTSSSPVSPSTPSYPPPTPSPSTATPPTPPLRHSASRFATSLGSAFHPVLPHYATVPRRQPAPPTPPPPAPAPPPPASRSVIWTANNFTPLPPSPPVMISSPPGKATGPRPMIAIPAPSPLSQKPPSPISAPNGPPTSLHFHTSSPVSGQPFSSPPTPPPPPPLYSPSPTLPITPLVSCPSPQPAVLPSPSTAFPASAEHSVNSGLGDSCSCAPEPPTQPADFPSQPDSVQGMPTPPPPPPLPPGSTVTPTTAGLPPPPGPPPPPPPPLPPTLTPTGPPPPPGPPPPPSGQAPPPAPPPPPAPPLPSGLFTPSPTTEENKGLSGLAAALAGAKLKKVPRSDEPLASAAGPAVSSGGAKPEASRGNGPLPGGGGLMEEMSALLARRYRRRIAEKGSSPEPEQKADDIEATITPKVSACSTPDMPRKPWERTNTMNGSKSPVIGRPRSTPTPTGSISANGVPTEALDYDRLKQDILEEMRKELSKLKEELIDAIREELGKSSSA from the exons GCAGCTGCAAGAGCTCCAGCGGCAGAAGGAGCAAGAGCGGGAACGACTGGAGCGAGAGCGGCAAGAACGGGAACGGCTGGAGCGAGAGATGCTGGAACGGGAGCGCACCGAGAGGGAACGCACAGAGCGGGATCGTTTGGAGCGAGAGCGCCTGGAGAGGGAACGTGCCGAGCAGGAACGTCTGGATCGCCTGGAGCGTGAGCGTCAGGAGCAGGAGCAGCTGGAGCGAGAACGCCAGGAACGGGAGCGCGCAGAGCGGGAGCTGATGGAGAGAGAGCGTACGGAGAGAGAGAAGCAAGAGAGGGAGCACCAAGAGCAGCTGGACAGAGAGCAGATGGACTGGGAGAGAGGAAGACGCATCTCCAACGCCG CGTTTGAAAGCACGCTCTACACTCCTCCACCTCCCGAATACAAGACCACCTCCTCCTCACCCGTCTCTCCTTCCACACCCAGCTACCCTCCACCGACGCCATCGCCCTCAACGGCCACTCCTCCGACACCGCCCCTGCGTCACTCAGCCTCCCGATTCGCCACGTCGCTAGGCTCTGCCTTCCACCCGGTCCTGCCTCATTACGCCACTGTCCCTCGCAGGCAACCTGCCCCGCCCACACCGCCGCCCCCTGCCCCAGCTCCTCCTCCTCCCGCCTCCAGATCTGTCATCTGGACGGCTAACAACTTCACTCCCTTACCGCCTTCCCCTCCGGTCATGATCAGCAGCCCCCCGGGCAAGGCAACGGGCCCTCGCCCGATGATCGCAATCCCGGCCCCCAGTCCGCTCTCCCAGAAACCCCCTTCGCCCATCTCGGCGCCCAACGGGCCACCCACCTCGCTTCACTTCCACACATCATCCCCTGTCTCGGGTCAGCCGTTCTCTTCACCCCCAACGCCGCCACCTCCACCACCCCTGTACTCTCCCTCACCCACCTTGCCCATCACTCCCCTTGTGTCTTGTCCCTCACCCCAGCCTGCTGTTCTCCCTTCTCCTTCCACAGCCTTCCCCGCCTCTGCTGAGCACTCTGTTAACTCTGGGTTGGGAGACTCCTGCTCCTGTGCTCCAGAGCCGCCCACTCAGCCTGCTGACTTCCCCAGCCAGCCGG ATTCAGTACAGGGGATGCCAACTCCTCCACCCCCACCACCCCTCCCTCCCGGCTCCACTGTGACTCCCACCACTGCTGGACTTCCGCCACCCCCTGgtccccctcctcctcctccaccacctctgccCCCCACGCTTACCCCAACAGGGCCCCCCCCTCCCCCTGGGCCACCGCCTCCACCCTCAGGTCAGGCTCCGCCACCAGCACCACCTCCACCCCCTGCCCCACCTTTGCCCTCGGGTCTTTTTACCCCCTCACCCACCACAGAGGAGAACAAGGGGCTCTCTGGGCTCGCAGCTGCCCTTGCTGGAGCCAAGCTAAAGAAAGTGCCAAGG AGTGATGAGCCCCTGGCTTCAGCCGCAGGACCAGCGGTGAGTTCTGGTGGTGCCAAGCCTGAGGCATCCCGTGGGAATGGTCCTTTACCTGGAGGAGGAGGTCTAATGGAGGAGATGAGCGCCCTGCTGGCCAGGAG ATACAGGAGAAGAATTGCTGAGAAGGGATCCTCACCAGAGCCCGAGCAGAAAGCT GATGACATTGAGGCTACCATAACTCCAAAAGTGTCAGCCTGTAGCACACCAG ATATGCCCAGAAAGCCTTGGGAGAGGACAAACACCATGAATGGTAGCAAATCACCAGTCATTGGAAG GCCAAGGTCTACACCAACTCCTACAGGATCCATAAGTGCCAACGGGGTGCCAACAGAAGCTCTTGACTACGACAGATTGAAACAG GACATTCTAGAAGAGATGAGGAAGGAACTATCAAAGCTGAAAGAAGAACTTATTGATG CAATCAGGGAGGAGTTGGGCAAGTCAAGCTCTGCATAG